Proteins found in one Corynebacterium canis genomic segment:
- the istA gene encoding IS21 family transposase has product MSEKFGKIIGLILDGFTVADITSLVSCSNRDVSAARKIIAAEGITRESFRSLSQDDIDALRPDGRKVVSQKYDQPDFAAVVQALRKYPHHTVGLAWENYCAAPPAREGLAKYSYSAFCSQFSRFAGKSSLAAVLSHKPGYAVFVDWAGDYAYLVDAVTGAKSPVHLFVATLPHSGLIHISAWLNEKMDAWVGGHIAAFEYFGATPKLLISDNARTATVPRRDGNQTIRAVTDRYARVCKHYGLAVFPTDVWSPTQKGAVENSVGISYRRVLGYLEQEIFHSLAELREALAERVEALNKDFTHADGTTRYEIFVEDELPVMTALPKEPYSDVEYLERTVQRNICVQVDKHFYSVPYKLVGRKVMVKLTRGSVMVIDNNNVVATHTRVYSRRRRHIIDDAHRPPAHADVKNLWTAEYFYAQARRRFGHNLEEVLRLWFARCSDEVAGLFDARNIITLAQNNADVIDDVAATVIAQGLFPSYTTIRDLCRARKAARKANETATATPSTPDMDAENTCPDDLSVRGADYYDQQGW; this is encoded by the coding sequence TTGTCCGAGAAATTCGGGAAGATCATTGGTTTGATCTTGGACGGGTTTACGGTCGCGGATATTACGTCGTTGGTGTCGTGTTCGAACCGGGACGTTTCTGCTGCTCGTAAGATCATTGCTGCTGAGGGGATTACTAGGGAATCGTTTCGGTCGTTGTCGCAGGATGATATCGATGCGTTACGGCCTGATGGACGTAAGGTTGTTTCGCAGAAGTATGACCAGCCGGATTTTGCTGCGGTTGTGCAGGCTTTGCGGAAGTATCCGCACCATACGGTGGGTCTTGCGTGGGAGAATTATTGTGCTGCACCGCCTGCCCGGGAGGGTTTGGCGAAGTATTCGTACTCGGCGTTTTGCTCGCAGTTTTCCCGTTTTGCTGGGAAATCGTCGTTAGCGGCCGTGTTGTCGCATAAGCCGGGTTATGCGGTTTTTGTCGATTGGGCAGGTGATTATGCGTATCTTGTTGATGCTGTGACCGGGGCAAAGTCCCCGGTTCATTTGTTCGTGGCAACGTTGCCGCATTCCGGGTTGATCCATATTTCGGCGTGGCTGAATGAGAAAATGGATGCGTGGGTCGGCGGGCATATTGCCGCCTTTGAGTATTTCGGGGCGACTCCTAAGTTGTTGATTTCCGATAACGCCCGCACGGCCACCGTGCCACGTCGCGATGGGAACCAGACCATCAGGGCTGTGACCGATAGGTACGCGCGAGTGTGTAAGCATTACGGTTTGGCGGTCTTTCCCACCGATGTGTGGTCACCGACGCAAAAAGGGGCTGTCGAAAATTCCGTGGGGATCTCCTACCGGCGGGTTCTGGGATATCTAGAGCAGGAAATCTTTCATAGCCTCGCCGAACTGCGCGAGGCACTTGCTGAGCGTGTCGAGGCCCTGAACAAGGATTTCACCCATGCCGATGGCACTACCCGGTATGAGATCTTCGTTGAAGATGAGCTGCCGGTTATGACCGCCTTGCCCAAGGAGCCGTATTCCGACGTGGAGTACCTCGAGCGCACTGTCCAACGCAATATCTGCGTTCAAGTCGACAAGCACTTCTATTCTGTGCCGTACAAGCTGGTCGGCAGGAAGGTCATGGTCAAGCTCACCAGGGGCTCGGTCATGGTCATCGACAACAATAACGTCGTAGCAACGCATACGCGTGTCTACTCCCGCCGTCGACGTCACATCATCGATGATGCCCATCGTCCGCCAGCGCATGCCGATGTCAAGAACCTGTGGACAGCCGAGTACTTCTATGCCCAGGCGCGGCGACGTTTTGGCCACAACCTCGAAGAAGTGCTCCGGTTATGGTTTGCTCGCTGCAGCGACGAAGTTGCCGGCCTTTTCGATGCCCGCAACATCATCACCCTTGCCCAAAACAATGCCGATGTCATCGACGACGTCGCCGCCACTGTGATCGCCCAAGGGTTGTTCCCGTCATACACCACCATCAGGGACTTGTGCCGCGCGCGCAAAGCTGCCCGGAAAGCCAATGAAACCGCCACGGCAACGCCATCAACC
- a CDS encoding DUF418 domain-containing protein, with amino-acid sequence MTIERFDKKPPAVAAGTTRLLAPDLARGFTLLGIAIANAATAWLPAPLGSPGALSGGIVDDSVWDKIAIVFGAMFVHVRGVSMFAVMLGYGIGMITLSLARRGYPFLAARKVLVRRYGFLALFGLVHMIVLFYGDIMFFYGMAGMLLAYLIRFRTKSLLVLAGVVAAMYIMLMTLSGISIMIMGYGLSELPATGAQHSGVGVPQTWEEYFAQPVTDIYVGFGALFFSFPMLMPMIILGFVAARYRILDHPEQHKKMLTIAALVTAAVPLLVGLPWGLSQIGVLPRSLEFGLSLVNNGLGVLTGPGIIAIIALASIPLQRKYGGDGVGRGGLGGGLVGGDRVGGGRVGGDRVGAGEGRLPVFVQMILALGKRSMTGYVLQSVILLPLCAPFLLGLLRPQGAAYATIVGFGVWVATLLIAFVLEKLGRRGPFEAAHRRLSYGKNGLYQQYPMAELGVGGDAGGAGGVGEVRGEIRRAEILEASPEGGLAGPVPSPINEDQSLPQRPESQ; translated from the coding sequence ATGACAATCGAACGCTTCGATAAGAAACCGCCCGCCGTCGCGGCGGGAACTACGCGGCTACTCGCGCCGGACCTAGCGCGCGGATTCACCCTGCTGGGCATAGCGATAGCCAACGCCGCTACCGCATGGCTGCCCGCGCCACTCGGGTCACCCGGGGCGCTATCGGGCGGCATTGTGGACGATAGCGTTTGGGACAAAATCGCCATTGTGTTCGGTGCAATGTTCGTGCATGTGCGGGGCGTATCCATGTTCGCCGTCATGCTGGGCTACGGCATCGGCATGATCACCCTAAGCCTGGCCCGCCGCGGGTACCCCTTCCTGGCGGCGCGAAAAGTGCTGGTACGACGCTACGGCTTCCTGGCACTGTTCGGGTTGGTGCATATGATTGTGCTGTTCTACGGCGACATCATGTTCTTCTATGGGATGGCCGGGATGCTGCTCGCATACCTGATCCGCTTTCGCACAAAATCACTACTGGTTCTCGCCGGAGTGGTGGCGGCGATGTATATCATGCTGATGACCCTAAGCGGGATCAGCATCATGATCATGGGGTACGGACTTTCCGAGCTCCCCGCGACAGGCGCGCAGCACAGCGGTGTGGGAGTGCCGCAAACCTGGGAGGAATACTTCGCCCAGCCGGTGACCGATATTTATGTCGGCTTTGGCGCGCTATTCTTCTCATTCCCGATGCTGATGCCGATGATTATCCTCGGGTTTGTTGCCGCGCGATACCGGATCCTCGACCACCCCGAACAGCACAAAAAGATGCTGACCATCGCGGCGCTGGTTACCGCGGCGGTGCCGCTATTGGTGGGGCTGCCATGGGGACTATCGCAGATTGGGGTGCTGCCGAGGTCGCTGGAATTTGGCTTGTCGCTGGTGAACAATGGGCTCGGGGTGCTCACCGGGCCAGGGATTATTGCGATCATCGCGTTGGCGTCAATTCCGCTGCAGCGGAAATACGGTGGGGATGGGGTTGGTCGCGGTGGTCTTGGTGGGGGTCTTGTTGGTGGGGATCGTGTTGGAGGAGGTCGTGTTGGCGGGGATCGTGTTGGTGCGGGGGAGGGGCGGTTGCCTGTGTTCGTGCAAATGATCCTGGCTTTAGGCAAGCGATCTATGACCGGGTATGTGCTGCAATCCGTAATCTTGCTTCCGTTGTGTGCGCCCTTCCTGCTGGGTTTGTTGCGACCCCAAGGTGCCGCCTATGCCACGATCGTCGGATTTGGGGTGTGGGTTGCCACACTCTTGATCGCATTTGTGCTGGAAAAGCTAGGTCGCCGAGGGCCATTTGAAGCGGCGCACCGCCGACTCTCCTACGGTAAGAACGGCTTGTATCAGCAGTATCCGATGGCGGAGCTTGGTGTTGGTGGAGATGCTGGTGGCGCTGGTGGTGTTGGTGAGGTGCGCGGGGAGATCCGGCGGGCGGAAATCCTCGAAGCCTCGCCGGAAGGTGGGCTTGCAGGGCCGGTGCCGAGCCCGATCAATGAGGACCAATCGTTGCCGCAGCGACCAGAGTCGCAGTAA